The DNA sequence AGAATATTATACAGGAACAAATTATAGACCTGTTAAATCTGTAGCTTTATCATCAACAACTGGTCACGGAACTAACGTTATCCAAGGTTTGGCTGTATCAATGGAAGCAACAGCAATACCTGCGTTAATCATTGTTGCAGGTATCTTAATTACAAATTCTATTGCTGGACTATTTGGTATTGCAATTGCAGTTACAACGATGTTAGCGTTAGCTGGAATGGTTGTTGCGTTAGATGCTTACGGCCCAGTAACTGACAATGCTGGAGGGATCGCGGAAATGTCTAACTTGGATAAAAAAGTTAGAAAAACAACTGATGCTTTAGATGCCGTTGGTAACACTACAAAAGCTGTAACAAAAGGATATGCGATTGGTTCTGCAGGTTTAGGTGCACTAGTTTTATTTGCAGCTTACACTGAAGATATCAAACATTTTTCTAAAGAAGCAGGTTCTGCTCTTGAAGGTATCGTTGTAACTTTTGATTTATCAAATCCATATGTTGTTGTTGGTTTATTAATTGGTGGAATGTTACCTTACTTGTTTGGTTCTATGGGAATGCAAGCTGTTGGAAGAGCAGGTGGTGCCGTTGTTGTAGAAGTTAGAAGACAGTTTAAAAAATTTCCAGGTATCATGAAAAGAAAACAAAAACCTGATTATGCAAAATTAGTTGACTTGTTGACTGTTGCTGCGATTAAAGAAATGATAATTCCATCTTTATTACCAGTACTATCTCCTGTAGTTTTATATTTTATAATTCTATCAATAGGTGGGCAGGTAGCTGCATTAGCTGCAGTTGGAGCTATGCTTTTAGGAGTTATTATTACTGGATTATTTGTTGCTGTTTCCATGACTGCTGGTGGTGGAGCTTGGGATAATGCAAAAAAATATATCGAAGATGGAAATCACGGTGGAAAAGGTTCAGAAGCACATAAAGCAGCTGTAACAGGTGACACTGTTGGAGATCCTTACAAAGATACTGCTGGCCCAGCTGTTAATCCAATGATTAAAATCACAAACATAGTAGCTTTACTATTATTAGCTGTTATCGCTGGCTAATACTTTCTCGTTTTTTGGCCCTCGTTCCAAGAGGGTCATTTAACTTTTGTCTCATGCTAGACATAAAGCTATAAATAAAAGTTTCCTTGTCAAAACCTGATTTTGTAGAATATTCAGCTATTTTTAATTCTTCCATTTTGTTTTTATCGTAAAAAATTTTTTTTTCCAATATACCGTATTTGTTGATTTCAAGAACCAAAACATTGTTTTCAATAATTTTCATTCTTCCTAGATTTTTGATTCTTGATTGAGTTTTTTTTCTTTCAATATATATCCATACATCGTTGTCAAACTTGCTTCTAGTTGATGGATTGCCTAAAATTTTTAATATGTCATTTGTGTTTGATGTTTTAACCTTTAAATCATTTTGTTTTTTCTCCAAAAAATGTATTCCATGATGCTTTATGACAGGTTTAGTAGAACAATTTGAAACTATTAAAAGAAAAAAAGTTATATATAATATTTTATTCATGAATACTAAATACATATATATTTATAATAATTTGATTAATTTCACTAGAAATAAAGATTTATATAAGTATTTAAATAGAGAAGATAGTTTTTCTGATAGATTAACTTTATTTTTACTTCATTTTTCATTTTTCCTCAAAAATTATAAAAATGAAGAAAATAAAAAAGTATTACAAGAAATTTACGACTTCAACTTCAGGCAATTAGAATTGAGTATTAGAGAAATTGGATATGGAGATCAATCTATAAACAAAAAAATGAAAGATTATATTAATTTGTTTCATTCTATGGTTTCAGAGATTCATTTTTGGGACGATTTATCAAAATCAGATAAAATTGAAAAATTATCAATATTTTTAGAGGATTTTAACAATATTGATAATTTACTTGAATATTTTGATGAATTTAACTTAAATTTATCAAAAAAAACTTTGAATTATTATTTAAAAAGTGTAAGTAACCCATAATTATGGCTGTACCTAAACGAAAACAAACCCCATCCAGAACTGGAATGAGAAGGGCACAAACAATGAAATTTTCAACCAAAAATATAGTTGAGGATAAAAAATCAGGCGAATACAGACTTTCTCATCACTTAGATTTAAAAA is a window from the Candidatus Pelagibacter ubique HIMB140 genome containing:
- the bamE gene encoding outer membrane protein assembly factor BamE domain-containing protein produces the protein MNKILYITFFLLIVSNCSTKPVIKHHGIHFLEKKQNDLKVKTSNTNDILKILGNPSTRSKFDNDVWIYIERKKTQSRIKNLGRMKIIENNVLVLEINKYGILEKKIFYDKNKMEELKIAEYSTKSGFDKETFIYSFMSSMRQKLNDPLGTRAKKRESISQR
- a CDS encoding sodium-translocating pyrophosphatase; this encodes MSATVETILLYTIGAGFLSIVYGFLTGKNILNSSAGNAKMQDIASAIQIGAKAYLARQYKTIAIVGAAVLVIVSIAFSPLVGLGYLIGAALSGIAGYVGMLVSVEANVRTAEASRKGLAQGLSVAFKSGAVTGMLVAGLALLAIAVYYFLLLKFEVDEREIVNALVALGFGASLISIFARLGGGIFTKGADVGADLVGKVEAGIPEDDPRNPAVIADNVGDNVGDCAGMAADLFETYAVTIVATMVLSSIFFVGDLNMMIYPLTIGAACLLTSIIGTFFVKLGKDNNVMNALYKGFIVSAVASLAILWPVTDHVIGFTNEYTVNGNTFNGMDLYYCGVIGLVITGLLIWITEYYTGTNYRPVKSVALSSTTGHGTNVIQGLAVSMEATAIPALIIVAGILITNSIAGLFGIAIAVTTMLALAGMVVALDAYGPVTDNAGGIAEMSNLDKKVRKTTDALDAVGNTTKAVTKGYAIGSAGLGALVLFAAYTEDIKHFSKEAGSALEGIVVTFDLSNPYVVVGLLIGGMLPYLFGSMGMQAVGRAGGAVVVEVRRQFKKFPGIMKRKQKPDYAKLVDLLTVAAIKEMIIPSLLPVLSPVVLYFIILSIGGQVAALAAVGAMLLGVIITGLFVAVSMTAGGGAWDNAKKYIEDGNHGGKGSEAHKAAVTGDTVGDPYKDTAGPAVNPMIKITNIVALLLLAVIAG
- a CDS encoding ubiquinol-cytochrome C chaperone family protein — translated: MNTKYIYIYNNLINFTRNKDLYKYLNREDSFSDRLTLFLLHFSFFLKNYKNEENKKVLQEIYDFNFRQLELSIREIGYGDQSINKKMKDYINLFHSMVSEIHFWDDLSKSDKIEKLSIFLEDFNNIDNLLEYFDEFNLNLSKKTLNYYLKSVSNP
- the rpmF gene encoding 50S ribosomal protein L32, giving the protein MAVPKRKQTPSRTGMRRAQTMKFSTKNIVEDKKSGEYRLSHHLDLKTGMYKGRQVLDPKE